The sequence tatactgtacatcagatggcctaaagattaggcccctctgcatagcattcagtgatttgcatgcagtaattttaacactgaccttgatctagcctagtttggctatttaaagctactttattgccaaaacacaacacaatgtaaatgaactataacaaacaataaatgcgtgtgtttttgcgtgaaggcatcgcgatacctttttagtatcgatacaccgtgcaacactagcatgtgtgtgtgtgtgtgtgtgtgtgtgtacctgagcatggcactggtgtgtgtgtgtgtgtgtgtgtgtgtgtgtgtgtgtgtgtgtgtgtgtgtaatcacacaaagtaggcctactattgactataaaaaaaatactgaccataaaaaaaataataattatgtaggaagtttagaagtttagaacccagaattgacctacacactacaaaagtgcaccaaattcaacacaaatgactcaatacactcaatacacttggaggaggtatgagtcctttcttctccagatatcttaggatttcgccgtagtattttttttctatcGAGCAtcgtgcgcacgcacgcacgcacgcacgcacgcacaaaactaatatcccgatattttgggGGTGATTGGCGATATATGATATATGtcgatattttaaacagaagTGTTTCATATTCACTCAATATGACCAGGGCTCGAAATTCACGATGTCCAGACGTCCCGGGGACCATAAAAATGCTTCCGGGACACAATAGAATGAtgtctgggacaactctgggacagtagaaaaaatggcaaagcaaatttcaaaataggtacttttttcctaaactgttcacatgggAATCTAAACGTATCTTTCTCGTCTGAATAAAATTATACAAAATTTGACCTGGCTTAACGGCCAGCTGGCCAAAGCAGCATTAGCCAGCTGATCTGTAAAGAAGCGGTTTTGTaaacgcagccttacaacactgtttactgctcttcgaatcactgtaggctacaatctcatttttggtacaaataCAGTATAAGATACCCAAATGGGATGTTTCCTTAGGAATCTGCCGTCTTGGTtgaatgaatattaagtgacacacatAGGCCGACACAAAAATAGGGTCTAATGGGTCACTTTCCGATATTCCTAGGTTAACTTACCTAACTAGCAGGCAggtaaatggcatttgttttcatgacattgtgAACATTTGTGACCAGGCGTGGAATTGAGGGTCGCAAGTGCGTTTTGAGACATTTTGAGTTATTCAGATTCTGAAAGTGTAGGTTTTAAGCTTTCTAACAATGTCTTACACATGGAAATCCGATAACATTGGAAGAAGCTGTAGCcattttaaagtatacacaTCTCAACATTGGAAGAAGTTGTAGCTATTTTAAAGTATACACATCTCACACATTGGCTACTTTCTCCCTGAATCCATGGGAGGGGAACACAATGGTCCTCATTTGCATGACATTAAGATCAACCCTCCCCCCTGTCACGGTCACTGATCTGTCAGCCTGCAGTGCAGAGTGTGTTGTAGTGGTCTGAACCATGGTTAACCATTGCAGTTACTATGTGTGTTATTTGATGGATGATGAATTAGAAGATACTttgttgaaatgaaaatgattttATACCAAAAAACAGGATGTATACAAGATTTGAAATTGCAGCGCTCTCTAGACCCACAGTGTACATTAAACCTCTTATAAACATGACAATAtaaacataatcacacacacataatcacagacAATGACAAGGCACCAGGTACCTGCCATCAGTCAATACAAGACATTCACAcattattcaaattaattgcCCATCGAAACTAGTCGTCATATGAGGCTAATGACCCAtcgaaactatctgtaatgggttacagaaccagctagtagcgatggataaagtagtctaaaacaaacctgagatcacgtttgcaaaccATGTTATTTTGAATGGACACAAAACGCAAAGTACATAACTTACCCCATAAGAAACAGAAAGGTGTTCCTGCAGACATCAGTGCCTCCAATGCAATAAGTCGTCCGGgcacactttcttttttttgggagCTTTTTGGTTGATGTTGTCATCTCTGAAGTACGTCTGTTTGCTTCGAGATGCCACTTTCTTTCGGCAGCCAGAGAATCCAAGCGTATGTTGTACATAACCTCTGGAGAAAGTTTGTGACTACACGAACGTGTACCAAGGAGAGAGTTTTCCTTTCTTCTTCCATAACATTTGCAGTCAAAGTTACGGATTTTTTCCATTTCGCGGTCTTTATCCCCGTCAAATGTAACTGTGGAGATAGCATCTGATATCTTACGATCTAGCTCCTCTGCTGCCAGACCGAGAGATAAACAAACATTTGCATGCTGGTTCAGTATAAGTAGCCATGAGGTTACTTCTAGCATACAGCTGATTGGCCGACAGAACAAAAGAGCACTAATGGTCATAACTTAAccattttcaaagacaaaatatacacttttaAAGCAGCAAATGCTGTTATCTGAAACATGGAATTGCTTCTTTAGGACTTCAACTTgcacattctgcaaaaaaacgaaaataactaactttgaaaaaaaaacttcaacgTCGTTTTTCGCGACTTGCGTCTCTGCGACTTGCGCCTTGAATTCCCACGCCTGGTCACATTTGGTTACACTGGAGTTCGAAAAAAACGAGATGACAGTCCTCTCTGACTAAAACGCTGCATGTTTTCTTTCAGTGACAGATAAAACGTCACGAATACCATGCTGAGCTAAAtagcctacgtgtgtgtgtgtgtgtgtgtgtgtgtgtgtgtgtgagagagcaggaAGATCATGGACTCGGGCGAGCTGGACTTCTATCAGCACTGTAAGCTGTGTTCCAACACGTGCCGCAGCACCAAGATCGACCTGGTGGGCAGCAGAGCCTCGCTGAGTAGCCAGACGTCAACGGAGCTCAcgccacacacacccaacacagacggtaccacacacacacacacacacacacccagcacagatggtaccacacacacacacacacacacccagcacagacggtaccacacacacacacacacacacacccagcacagacggtaccacacacacacacacacacacacacaacacagacggtaccacacacacacacacacacacacccaacacagacggtaccacacacacacacacacacacacacacccaacacagacggtaccacacacacacacacacacacacccagcacagacggtaccacacacacacacacacccagcacagacggtaccacacacacacacacccagcacagacggtaccacacacacacacacacacacacacacccagcacagacggtaccacacacacacacacacacacacacacccagcacagacggtaccacacacacacacacacacacccaacacagacggtaccacacacacacacacacccaacacagacggtaccacacacacacacacacacccagcacagacggtaccacacacacacacacacacccagcacagacggtaccacacacacacacacacacccagcacagacggtaccacacacacacacacacacccaacacagacggtaccacacacacacacacacacacacacacccaactcagacggtaccacacacacacacccaactcagatggtaccacacacacacacacacccaacacagacggtaccacacacacacacacactcaacacagacggtaccacacacacacacacacccaacacagacggtaccacacacacacacactcaacacagacggtaccacacacacacacacacccccagcacagacggtaccacacacacacacccacacacacacccaacacagacggtaccacacacacacacacacccaacacagacggtaccacacacacacacacacccagcacagacagtaccacacacacacacacccaacacagacggtaccacacacacacacacacacccaacacagacggtaccacacacacacacacacccagcacagacggtaccacacacacacacacacccagcacagacggtaccacacacacacacacacacccagcacagacggtaccacacacacacacacacacccaacacagacggtaccacacacacacacacacacccaacacagacggtaccacacacacacacacacacccaactcagacggtaccacacacacacacacacacccaacacagacggtaccacacacacacacacacacccaactcagacggtaccacacacacacacacactcaacacagacggtaccacacacacacacacacacacacacccaactcagacggtaccacacacacacacacacacccaacacagacggtaccacacacacacacacacacccaactcagacggtaccacacacacacacacacacacccagcacagacggtaccacacacacacacccacacacacactcaacacagacggtaccacacacacacccacacccacacccaacacagacggtaccacacacatacacacacccacacacacccaacacagacggtaccacacacacacccacacacacccaacacagacggtaccacacacacacccaatacagacggtaccacacacacacacacacacccaacacagacggtaccacacacacacacacacacacacacacacacacacacacccaacacagacggtacaacacacacacacacccaacacagacagtaccacacacacacacacacagacaacacacacacatacacacacacacccaacacagacggtaccacacacacacacagacaacacacacacacacacacatacacacacacccaactcagatggtaccacacacacacacacacacacacccaacacagacggtaccacacacacacacacacacacacacacacagttagagaAGTCTGAACAGTGAGGCATCAATAGAgctcatgccacacacacacacccacccaacacagatggtgagacacacacagatatgatgTGGGACAAGCAGGGTCTGTTTTattagtgggtgtgtgtggatataaTTATAAGGGTCTATTTTATtaatgggtgcatgtgtgtgtgtaattataaGGGttttattaatgtgtgtgtgtgtttgtgtgaatttaATTATAAGGGTCTATCTTATTAATAGGTTTGGGGGACTTGTAATTATACAGGTCTAATTTATtaatggtaagtgtgtgtgtgtgtgtgtgtgtgtgtgtgtgtgtgtgtgtgtgtgtgtgtgtgtgtgtgtgtgtgtgtgtgtgtgtgtgtcattgcagTGAATGGATCTCCAAATCCACTCAGTTCAGAAGTATGTGAGGACAGCACAGAGTGGGTCACAGCTATTGgaggtaagtgtgtttgtgtgtgtgtgcgtgcgtgcgtgtgtgtgggcgtgtgtgtgtgtgtgtgctggggggcCTCCTTGTTGttcctgtcaaggttgccaaggTGGTCATGGACTCCTCAACAGGCATAGGCAAGGAcgcatgtgcatgtgcctgtgtgtttatgtgcctgtgtgtgtgtttatgtgtgtgtgtgtgtgtttatgtgcctgtgtgtgtgtttatgtgcgtgtgtgtgtatttgagtgcgtgcgtgagtgtgcgtgcgtgagtgtgcgtgcctgaagtgtgtgtgtgtgtgtgtgtgtgtgtgtttgagtgtgcgtgcgtgagtgtgtgtgtgcgtgcgtgcgtgcgtgtgtgtgtgtgtgtgtagtagagtACCTGAGTGGTGAAGGAGAAATCAggccgagacacacacacacacggtgttcTATTCACAACGTGACAAAATAATCAAAATACAGCCCATAATTCCTATCCCACACCTCTGTCTCACCTACACGACACTCTGTTTGAGGTAAAAATACAGCCCATAATTCCTATCCCACACCTCTGTCTCACCTACACGACACTCTGTTTGAGGTAAAAATACAGCCCATAATTCCTATCCCACACTCTGTCTGAGGtaaaaagaaaatgacaaaCAAAACGTTTAACAGACAGGAATATTTACAGGTCTCTCATGGTTATACTACATGCCCCTATATAAACCAGATTGACCGCAGGGGTCATGGTTATgctcaggcttggaatttcaccattctgggggcaaggccacttggccttcagttgggcatatttggtggggggcacaaaggccacatgtcagggcaccaaggccaaagttaactatacagtagtagcatataaaaattatcaaagttgtatttagcctattcactgcagtagacctgcatcactgtatgaaacatgacaaaaacatgaaaaatgacatattacatagaactgtaaatcttctgatcatctaataattacagatatctaggctacatataacatttattttatatttggcctgctatgaaatcatgtattgaacaatttaagcacagctcagctttaagaaactcaaatagcctagatgcatgcttagcattttgtgatcattaaggctactttcacaaactgttagtcagctgtcctctgatttaccaatatctaggcgatatttgtaacatttattttgtatttgtcccgttatgaaatcatgtggaacaatttaaacacattgtaaaacttgtGTGTCGAAAtttgcatgtcgaaatttactgcaaattcgaaactggattactctggaacagctaactgtacaggggactgctttacacctttgtgttcggtaaggtctgctgtttattctgatatatggtttgtcattgtgttaaacgaagggttcgtgaagtattccaccaagatgaatgggtagggagatggactACTTCGCGAGGACTGTAGttaaactgagaagaatgggtgaatttggacgcactttctttcttgcactgtcactttctccactgcgtaaaagactaaattaatttgcgctgtgaatgctaagattattttgacaggccacaagctaaataaaaatcgctattagtaggacgcaaagcagaatattgaaagaagggggcaccaaggccactgtggcctgtaaacctctgattttcaaagtggcctcacggccaacgcagggggctacgacggccatggccgttgtggccgccgtgaaattcctaccctggctaTGCTACATGCTATGCTATATGAACCAGACTGACCGCAGGGCTGATGGTTATGCTACATGCTATGCTATATGAACCAGACTGACCGCAGGGCTGATGGCTACATGCTATGCTATATAAACCAGACTGAGCGCAGGGCTGATGGTTATGCTACATGCTATGCTATATAAACCAGACTGACCGCAGGGCTGATGGCTACATGCTATGCTATATAAACCAGACTGAGCGCAGGGCTGATGGCTACATGCTATGCTATATAAACCAGACTGAGCGCAGGGCTGATGGCTACATGCTATGCTATATAAACCAGACTGAGCGCAGGGCTGATGGTTATGCTACATGCTATGCTATATAAACCAGACTGAGCGCAGGGCTGATGGTTATGCTACATGCTATGCTATATAAACCAGACTGAGCGCAGGGCTGATGGCTATGCTACATGCTATGCTATATAAACCAGACTGAGCGCAGGGCTGATGGTTATGCTACATGCTAGGCTATATAAACCAGACTGAGCGCAGGGCTCAAAACAGCCCCTCACCGCGTGTCACCAAACATCCAACCCCTGCATAGAGAAAAGCCGGCGTTTAAATTGGTCTTAACTAATTAGTTTCTCCAACACGGCGAAGTCTAAACACCTGCAAACGGGCACACCGCCCCTTCCTGGCGGACATCTGTTTCAAACATCATGACCTCCAACTTCCCATAGAACAGCCCAAAACACACAAGATCAAATATTAAGCAACATTCCTCGCGCTCAAAGGAACGCGCCCAACAGAAATAATAATTCAGGAAATTGACATAAATTACATCAATAATTAAATACTAATAAACGAGTCCTATTGTGACATAATACATCAATAATTAAATACTAATAAACGAGTCCTATTGTGACATAATACATCAATAATTAAATACTAATCAAAGAGTCCTCTTGTGATCACAGTGTcacagtgtgtttatgtgtaacaTTGGAAAAGGTTTCACAGCTACCACACTGGGAGCTTATTCTGCTCATCAGACTTCATGTTTTGGTGACActcctgtatgtgtgcgtgtgtgcgtgcctgcagAGGACACCATGAACTTCTGGCGTAACCTGAAGGAGGCAGGTCTTCTGGAGGAAGTGACATCAGAGCTCCAGAAGGAGATGCAGGAGGCGTTGAAGGGGCTGCAGGACAGGCTGCAACAGCCCCCTCTGCTGGTCGCTGGTGAGAAGTGCATGCGTCCTGCTCGGCCACATCATGGGTCTTTGGGCCGTTGGTCTGGGAAGCATCAAGTTGATTTGCACTACTTTTGtattgaaaagtgtgtgtgtgtgtgtgtgctgtagacGCAGCACTGCTGAATAACGTGGTGCAGAGCTTCGGCATGCTTGACCTGGTGAAGAAGGTGCTGGCCAGCCATAAGAGCCAGATGGATCGCTGCCGAGAACAATACACACGCAGccttgtgtgtgagtctctctctctctcacacatgcacacacacacactcacacacacacacacactcatattcacacacacacacactcttattcacacacacacactcacacacacacactcatattcacacacacacacacactcatattcacacacagatgcgcacacacacacacacaagtagtcTGCTAGGGTTAAAGGCTGCTGTTGTGAAGTGAAAAATAAtcataaatgtttgtttttgtttgtttatgtgttcttGTTTGCGTTCTTGCATGTGTTTGcgtatgtccatgtgtgtgtgtgtccgtatgtccgtgtatgtgtgtgtgtgtgtgtgtgtatgtgtatgtgtccgcatgtccgtgtgtgtgtgtgtatatctgcgtgtgtgtgtgtgtgtgtgtatatccgcatgtgtgtgtgtgtgtgtatatctgtgtgtgtgtgtatatccgtgtgtgtgtgtgtgtgtgtgtgtgtgtgtatatccgcatgtgtgtgtgtgtgtgtgtgtgtgtatatccgtgtgtgtgtgtgtgtgtgtgtgtgtatatccgcgtgtgtgtgtgtgtgtgtgagtgtgtgtgtatatctgtgtgtgtgtgtgtgtgtgtgtgtgtatccgcgtgtgtgtgtgtgtgtatatctgtgtgtgtgtgtatatccgcgtgtgtgtgtgtgtgtgtgtgtgtgtgtgtgtgtgtgtgtgtgtgtgtgtgtgtgtgtatatatatctgtgtgtgtgtgtgtgtgtgtgtgtgtgtgtgtgtgtgtgtgtgtgtgtgtgtgtatatccgcGCGTGTGTATAtccgcgcgcgtgtgtgtgtgtgtgtgtgtgtatatccgcatgtgtgtgtgtgtgtgtgtgtgtgtgtgtgtgtgtatatccgcatgtgtgtgtgtatatccgcatgtgtgtgtgtgtgtgtgtgtgtgtgtgtatatccgcatgtgtgtgtgtgtatatctgtgtgtgtgtgtgtgtgtgtatatccgcatgtgtgtgtgtgtgtgtgtgtgtgtgtgtgtgtgtatatccgcgtgtgcgtgtgtgtgtgtgtgtgtgtgtgtgtgtgtgtgtgtgtgtgtgtgtatatctgtgtgtgtgtgtgtgtgtatatccgcGTAtatccgcgtgtgtgtgtgtgtgtgtgtatatccgcatgtgtgtgtgtgtgtatatctgtgtgtgtgtgtgtgtgtgtgtgtgtatccgcatgtgtgtgtgtgtgtgtgtgtgtgtgtgtgtgtgtgtgtgtgtgtgtgtgtgtgtatatccgcatgtgtgtgtgtgtgtgtgtgtgtatatccgcatgtgtgtgtgtgtgtgtatatccggatgtgtgtgtgtgtgtgtgtgtgtgtgtgtgtgtgtgtgtgtgtgtgtgtatatccgcgcgcgcgcgcgcgcgtgtgtgtgtgtgtgtgtgtgtgtgtgtgtgtgtgtgtgtgtgtgtgtgtgtgtgtgtatgtgtatccgcatgtgtgtgtgtgtgtgtgtgtgtgtgtgtgtatatccgcatgtgtgtgtgtgtgtgtgtgtgtgtgtgtgtgtatatctgtgtgtgtgtgcagcgctgGAGCAGCAGTGTGATGAGCACCGTAAGCAAGCGCGGGAGCTGAAGAGCCGCTCTCAGACCCTCAGCAGCGTCCTGATGACCCTCGCCCCCGTGGCCACGCCTCCGCTGCCCAAACGCCCGCGCCTGACCCGCGCCGTCTCCGGCCCCGCCTCCATCAGCGCCCACCAATCGGCTTCCGTCTCCGCCACCCTCCTGCAATCGGCCGCCTCCTCCCCCGTGGCCCTGCCCCTGACGCAGCTGGCGGGCGTCCCGCTGGGCCGAGTGCTGCCCGGCTACACGCTGGTCACCTCCGCGGGGGGGGAGGTGCTGTCGGACGCGTCCGGCGGCCTCACGCTGCAGCAGCAGCCAGGGGGCGCTCTGACGCTGGTCAGCGCGGAGCCCGGCGGCCAGTCTCACGTGGGCGCCACCATCCTGAAGCTGCTGAGTCCCGTCCAGTTCCTGACGCTGCCGCCCCAGCTGACCGGCGCCGCCGTCCCGGTCTCGACGCCCACCCTGGTCCAGAGCGCCATGCTGCCCACGCCGACCGTGGAGACCGTCTCGGCTACCGTGGAAACGGTGACGGCCGCCACCGCCGCCTTGGAAACCGTGTCTGCCGCCATGGAGACCGCGTCGGCTGCTGCTGCGGCTGCCGTGGAAACGGTGGGGTCGCAGGCGGAAGACTCGGGGGAGTCGGAGGTCAAAGGTGACGAAGGCGGAGAGGGGGCTGGGCCAGACTGAGGAGCTGTTATgactgttgccatggtgattaCGTGCACCGCGAGCTGGAGGTGTTAAGGGTCATTAAAGGTCACTTAACGTGCTCAACTCTcaccttctctcccctccttcgctctcatccctccatcctgttttcttttgtcctccccctctccacttctctctctctctctccacttctctctctctctctctctacttctctctctctggggaaAAGCATGAGGTCATGTCTCTCAGCCAAGGCCTTTCTGTCTGCATGGCTCTAATGATATcctgcagtttgtgtgtgtgtgtgtgctttcataTTTTCTCTtgtttattaaaaaaaagtccCTTCTAACTTCTAAGACTGCACATACAAAATGATCAGTTGCTTATTTTGTAAATGAATAATATTTTGGATATATAACCATGAACAAATATTTAGTTGTTGAATGGAGCATATTTTAATATGAACAGTATTTTCTTGCAGATTTGATATTTGGTATGAGTCGACAGATTTGTGCTTTTTGCTGTTTTTTATAGCCGGCTTGTGGAGGCTGTGAAGGGAGTTGATAAAGAACAGTTATtaaactatattaagaaagagTTGATAAAGAACAGTTATTAAACTATATTAAGTACATTGACTCCCTGATCTTTTTTGTTCTGTTTGTATTTGAGATATTGTCCCATAATAGTTTTAGATATTCTacataaatgtatatatttagCAATAGATCATTATAAGTGTAATGTATCTTACACTGGTTATTACCAATCACCTATGACCACATAAAGTTGTCTGTATGAATGCAGTTCTATTTGATGGTGTGATGCTATTTAGCCCAGATCATAAAGCAGTGTGATGCTATTTAGCCCAGATCATAATGCAGTGTGATGCTATTTAGCCCAGATCATATGCAGCCCAGATCATATGCAGCGTAAAAGGGCAGCTAAAGTCTTCTCTGCGTGGTGTGGGTCCCACAGCAGGGTAGTTATGACTGTATCTAGTGTGAATTTCATGTGGCACTACATTTTAAAATTTCTAAATTTAGGGGAAATCGAATATGTTTCTATGGACTTAGGAAGTAGCTGGTTTTATCAGTTGTATTATGTATCTTGCAAAACACGTCACTTTTAAGCAGAGCCAGCTTCATTTAGTCTTATTCAACATCGTTTCGTTTTAAATCAACGCCACCATTCAACCTTAAAGGTTTCTTTATGAAATGATTATGATTATATCAAACTTGTACTTTGGTTAAGTTTATGTTGTAAATGTGACGGGATCTATTTAAGGACGCTTCCGAGCACGCGTAATCTACTGCCTACAGAAAGCCATTAAGCCGAGGGTGAGCAGATCGCATTTCCATATGGACCACTAGGAGGAGCCCTTTCCTAATATATCTCCACCGTCCCTTGGAAAAGTCGCTTACAGTCCACTCCATAGAATAGACGTGGTGCCTGCCGATCTTTAAGCTAATTATATTTGCGTAAGCAGTGGTAGCCTCGCAAGTAAACCCTCAGGGGCGCCTGTTCTTTCTCAGACCAGGTAACGCCTCAAGGATCATATAAACAACCCCGAATATGGGGAAAGCCTTTGGAGTGCAATGACGGAACATCCACCTTAAGATCCTTAAGAATCGGATGGATCGGGCCACACTTCTTTAATAAACTACATTTCTTTCAAGTGAAATAAACTTTATTAACGAAGTATAAACATTTAAATACACTAAGGCCAACTC comes from Alosa sapidissima isolate fAloSap1 chromosome 7, fAloSap1.pri, whole genome shotgun sequence and encodes:
- the gmeb2 gene encoding glucocorticoid modulatory element-binding protein 2 isoform X1, coding for MASSEVNMHVEEVVVVTTPDSVGQGDAVEEDKESVLVTTELEQPGGSERYPILVFPVSEELTEEPSAPEADTISIPKDTVIVKLSEEVSVEAEVLYPITCGDSKATLIWKKFVCPGINIKCVQYNEHLISPKEFVYLAGKSTLKDWKRAIRLNGAMLRKIMDSGELDFYQHCKLCSNTCRSTKIDLVGSRASLSSQTSTELTPHTPNTDVNGSPNPLSSEVCEDSTEWVTAIGEDTMNFWRNLKEAGLLEEVTSELQKEMQEALKGLQDRLQQPPLLVADAALLNNVVQSFGMLDLVKKVLASHKSQMDRCREQYTRSLVSLEQQCDEHRKQARELKSRSQTLSSVLMTLAPVATPPLPKRPRLTRAVSGPASISAHQSASVSATLLQSAASSPVALPLTQLAGVPLGRVLPGYTLVTSAGGEVLSDASGGLTLQQQPGGALTLVSAEPGGQSHVGATILKLLSPVQFLTLPPQLTGAAVPVSTPTLVQSAMLPTPTVETVSATVETVTAATAALETVSAAMETASAAAAAAVETVGSQAEDSGESEVKGDEGGEGAGPD
- the gmeb2 gene encoding glucocorticoid modulatory element-binding protein 2 isoform X2 — protein: MASSEVNMHVEEVVVVTTPDSVGQGDAVEEDKESVLVTTELEQPGEELTEEPSAPEADTISIPKDTVIVKLSEEVSVEAEVLYPITCGDSKATLIWKKFVCPGINIKCVQYNEHLISPKEFVYLAGKSTLKDWKRAIRLNGAMLRKIMDSGELDFYQHCKLCSNTCRSTKIDLVGSRASLSSQTSTELTPHTPNTDVNGSPNPLSSEVCEDSTEWVTAIGEDTMNFWRNLKEAGLLEEVTSELQKEMQEALKGLQDRLQQPPLLVADAALLNNVVQSFGMLDLVKKVLASHKSQMDRCREQYTRSLVSLEQQCDEHRKQARELKSRSQTLSSVLMTLAPVATPPLPKRPRLTRAVSGPASISAHQSASVSATLLQSAASSPVALPLTQLAGVPLGRVLPGYTLVTSAGGEVLSDASGGLTLQQQPGGALTLVSAEPGGQSHVGATILKLLSPVQFLTLPPQLTGAAVPVSTPTLVQSAMLPTPTVETVSATVETVTAATAALETVSAAMETASAAAAAAVETVGSQAEDSGESEVKGDEGGEGAGPD